From Leptotrichia wadei, one genomic window encodes:
- the whiA gene encoding DNA-binding protein WhiA — protein MSYSANLKREIFNLENSDKENVYAELFGIFIAKNVITEHGVYFSTENVSLAKRIYSNLRAVTDIPIQLKYVISKRLGAHKLYEVILFPTQHDQQEYKSFLKKIYFHKNFSVVENEKQLAGIIRGFFLSCGYIKSPEKAYAMDFFVDSEDSATYLYYLFKQMGKKVFQTEKKNKSLVYLRNSEDILDIIFLIGGINSFFEFEEVTINKEIRNKINRNMNWEIANETKKLSASEKQINMIKVIDQKLGLSELTDVLSETAKLRLENQEMSLQELADLMEISKSGIKNRFRRLETIYKGLVEN, from the coding sequence TTGTCGTATTCAGCGAATTTAAAAAGGGAAATCTTTAATTTGGAAAATTCTGATAAGGAGAATGTTTATGCAGAACTTTTTGGGATTTTTATAGCAAAAAATGTGATTACAGAACATGGAGTTTATTTCAGCACAGAAAACGTGTCACTTGCTAAAAGAATTTATTCAAATTTACGTGCAGTAACAGATATTCCAATCCAGTTAAAATACGTTATTAGCAAACGGCTTGGAGCACACAAGCTCTATGAAGTCATACTTTTTCCAACTCAGCATGACCAGCAGGAGTACAAATCATTTTTAAAAAAAATATATTTTCACAAAAATTTTTCAGTTGTGGAGAATGAAAAACAGCTGGCTGGCATAATCAGGGGATTTTTCCTTAGCTGTGGATATATAAAGTCTCCAGAAAAAGCCTATGCGATGGATTTTTTTGTGGATAGTGAGGATTCTGCCACTTATTTGTATTATTTGTTTAAGCAGATGGGGAAAAAGGTTTTTCAGACGGAGAAAAAGAATAAGAGCCTTGTTTATTTGAGAAATTCAGAGGATATTTTGGATATAATCTTTTTGATTGGCGGAATAAATTCATTTTTTGAATTTGAGGAAGTTACAATTAATAAGGAAATTCGGAATAAAATTAATAGAAACATGAATTGGGAAATTGCAAATGAAACGAAAAAATTGTCGGCTTCTGAAAAGCAGATTAATATGATAAAAGTAATTGACCAGAAATTAGGACTTTCAGAATTGACGGATGTGTTGAGTGAAACGGCGAAATTACGGCTGGAAAATCAGGAAATGTCATTACAGGAACTGGCAGATTTAATGGAAATTTCCAAATCAGGAATAAAGAACCGGTTTAGAAGGCTGGAAACAATTTACAAAGGTTTAGTGGAAAATTAA
- a CDS encoding CTP synthase gives MDKQSNTTKYIFVTGGVVSSLGKGIVASSLGRLLKERGYKVTIQKFDPYINVDPGTMSPYQHGEVFVTEDGAETDLDLGHYERFINENLTKYNNLTTGKIMSKIIAKERRGEFLGGTVQTVPHVTDEIKYNVIKAAEENNSDIVITEIGGTIGDIESDPFIEAIRQLKREVGRENIAYIHVTLLPYLKAAGELKTKPTQHSVKMLQGLGISPDVIVVRSEHPVDENIKKKISLFCDIDEEAVIESLDAESLYEIPLTMEKLGLADVICKHFKIKNEKPLLKEWTSMVEKFKNPKKLVKVAVVGKYVELKDAYISIHESIEHAGFNLDTKVEIDYFKAGEFDVRKLADYDGILVPGGFGDRGIDGKVEAIKFARENNIPFFGICLGMQMACVEFARNVLGYKGATSTEFEKDTAYPIISLMEEQKGLKDMGGTMRLGAYPCVLKEDSLTAKVYGKTEIAERHRHRYEFNNAYREEFEKAGMDIVGLSPDGNYVEVIEIKDHPYFIASQYHPEFKSRPNRPHPLFTGWIKAALKKRNER, from the coding sequence ATGGATAAACAAAGTAATACGACAAAATATATTTTTGTTACAGGTGGGGTTGTTTCATCGCTTGGAAAAGGGATTGTGGCTTCTTCATTGGGAAGATTGCTAAAGGAGCGGGGATATAAAGTTACAATTCAAAAATTTGATCCTTATATAAATGTGGATCCAGGAACTATGAGCCCTTATCAGCATGGAGAGGTTTTTGTTACAGAAGATGGAGCGGAAACTGACTTGGATTTGGGACATTATGAAAGATTTATCAATGAAAATCTGACAAAGTATAATAACTTGACGACTGGAAAAATTATGTCAAAAATTATTGCAAAGGAACGTCGTGGAGAGTTTTTGGGAGGAACAGTGCAAACAGTACCACACGTGACTGATGAAATCAAGTATAATGTTATAAAAGCAGCTGAAGAAAATAATTCTGATATTGTAATTACTGAAATCGGTGGAACTATTGGAGATATTGAAAGTGATCCTTTTATTGAAGCGATCCGTCAATTGAAAAGAGAAGTTGGAAGAGAAAATATTGCCTATATTCACGTTACATTACTGCCATATTTGAAGGCTGCAGGGGAATTAAAGACAAAACCTACGCAGCATAGCGTGAAGATGCTTCAAGGGCTTGGAATTTCACCTGATGTAATTGTAGTGAGAAGTGAGCATCCTGTTGATGAAAATATTAAGAAAAAAATCTCGCTTTTCTGTGACATTGATGAGGAAGCAGTTATTGAATCACTTGATGCGGAAAGTCTTTATGAAATACCATTAACTATGGAAAAATTAGGACTTGCCGATGTAATTTGTAAACATTTTAAAATAAAAAATGAAAAACCATTGCTAAAAGAATGGACTAGTATGGTTGAAAAATTCAAAAATCCTAAAAAACTTGTAAAAGTGGCAGTTGTCGGAAAATATGTTGAATTAAAGGATGCTTATATAAGTATTCACGAGTCAATAGAGCATGCTGGATTTAATCTTGATACAAAAGTTGAGATTGATTACTTTAAGGCTGGAGAATTTGATGTGAGAAAATTGGCAGATTATGATGGAATTCTAGTTCCAGGTGGATTTGGTGACAGAGGAATTGATGGAAAAGTTGAAGCAATTAAGTTTGCAAGGGAAAATAATATTCCATTTTTCGGAATTTGCCTTGGAATGCAAATGGCCTGTGTGGAATTTGCAAGAAATGTTCTTGGGTACAAAGGCGCAACTTCAACAGAGTTTGAAAAGGACACAGCCTATCCAATTATCAGCCTTATGGAAGAGCAAAAAGGGCTTAAGGATATGGGAGGAACAATGCGTCTAGGAGCATATCCATGTGTATTAAAAGAAGACAGCTTAACTGCAAAAGTTTATGGAAAAACTGAAATTGCAGAAAGACATAGACATAGATATGAATTTAACAATGCCTACAGAGAAGAATTTGAAAAGGCAGGAATGGACATTGTGGGATTATCTCCAGATGGAAATTACGTAGAAGTAATTGAAATAAAAGATCATCCATATTTTATAGCTTCACAATATCATCCAGAATTTAAGAGCCGTCCAAACCGTCCTCATCCATTATTTACAGGATGGATAAAAGCGGCATTGAAAAAACGAAACGAAAGAT
- the serS gene encoding serine--tRNA ligase, with the protein MLEMRYIRENADKIKEYLKNRNSDFDLDSLLKLDEDRRNLLQEVEMLKKERNESSSLIGKYKQEGKDPAELLARMQTVSAKIKELDQKVAEIDEKQVQLAYTIPNKLSDTTPIGKDEDENVEVRKWGTPKEFDFEIKSHDELGVNLGILDFERGAKLGGSRFTVYKNAAARLERALIAFMIDVHTQEEDFEEIFTPQLVKKEMMVGTGQLPKFAEDAYKIEGEEMYLIPTAEVTLTNLHNGEILDEEELPKHYCGYTACFRKEAGSGGRDLKGLIRQHQFNKVEMVKIVKPETSYDELESMVNSAEKILQKLNLPYRVISLCSGDIGFSAAKTYDLEVWVPSQNKYREISSCSNTEDFQARRAMIKYREKETKKSHFVHTLNGSGLAVGRTLLAIMENYQQEDGTIKIPEVLVPYMGGMTVIK; encoded by the coding sequence ATGTTAGAAATGAGATACATAAGGGAAAATGCTGATAAAATCAAGGAATATTTAAAAAATAGAAATAGTGACTTTGATTTGGATTCATTGTTAAAACTTGATGAAGATAGAAGAAACTTGCTTCAGGAAGTTGAAATGTTAAAAAAGGAAAGAAATGAATCAAGTTCGTTAATTGGAAAATATAAGCAAGAAGGAAAAGATCCCGCTGAATTGCTAGCCAGAATGCAAACTGTAAGTGCAAAAATTAAGGAATTGGATCAAAAAGTGGCTGAAATTGATGAAAAACAAGTGCAGCTTGCCTATACAATTCCAAATAAATTAAGTGATACGACACCAATTGGAAAAGATGAAGATGAAAATGTGGAAGTAAGAAAATGGGGAACTCCAAAAGAATTTGATTTTGAAATAAAATCTCACGATGAATTGGGAGTTAATCTTGGAATTTTAGATTTTGAAAGAGGAGCAAAACTTGGTGGTTCAAGATTTACAGTTTATAAAAATGCGGCTGCTAGATTAGAAAGAGCATTAATTGCTTTTATGATTGATGTTCACACTCAAGAAGAGGATTTTGAAGAAATTTTTACACCACAGCTTGTAAAAAAAGAAATGATGGTTGGAACTGGACAACTTCCTAAATTTGCTGAGGATGCTTACAAAATCGAAGGGGAAGAAATGTATTTAATCCCAACAGCAGAAGTAACACTTACAAATTTACACAATGGAGAAATTTTAGACGAAGAAGAATTGCCTAAACATTATTGCGGATATACGGCTTGTTTTAGAAAAGAAGCTGGTTCAGGTGGACGTGATTTAAAAGGACTAATTCGTCAACATCAATTTAATAAAGTTGAAATGGTAAAAATTGTAAAACCTGAAACTTCTTATGATGAACTTGAATCAATGGTAAATAGTGCAGAAAAAATCTTACAAAAATTGAATTTACCATACAGAGTGATTTCACTTTGTAGTGGAGATATAGGATTTAGTGCGGCAAAAACTTATGATTTGGAAGTTTGGGTACCTAGCCAAAATAAATATAGAGAGATTTCATCTTGTTCAAATACAGAAGATTTTCAGGCTAGACGTGCGATGATTAAATATAGGGAAAAAGAAACTAAGAAGAGCCATTTTGTTCATACTTTAAATGGATCAGGGCTTGCTGTAGGAAGAACATTGCTTGCGATTATGGAAAATTATCAGCAGGAAGATGGAACTATAAAAATTCCAGAAGTATTAGTGCCATATATGGGCGGAATGACAGTTATAAAATAA
- a CDS encoding glutaredoxin translates to MFWRNDFKAGVGKSRIFTLLVMILGIFFISQINYSAGNSQVKKVKIEYFGRKDCKNCANLEKFLKELATKRDDFEYVEHKIDESKEEKAFFDETATKLKLVKGTPIIYVDGHIIQGFNTAETTGKEIEGLIDSGKTKGKILTLKEYVESGQAGKGNVSSNGAVCTGDKVCEIPGLTKGAEHQVLVNIPIINKTIDLTNYSLLTMSIVLGTIDGFNPCAMWVLVLFLTALIAVGNKVKMFRVAGLFILAEAVMYFLILNAWIYTWDFVGLDKWVTPIVGIVGIAGGIFFIKNYLKKGDTLECEVTDLEQRAKISRKVKDIANKPFTLLTALAIIGLALSVNVIEFACSIGIPQTYTKILQINEVPFWARQFYTFIYIIGYMIDDIIVFWFALMSINKLQLTTKYSKWVNLFGGILMIILGLIMLIKPSLLIM, encoded by the coding sequence GGAATATTTTTTATAAGTCAAATTAATTATTCTGCTGGAAATAGTCAGGTAAAAAAGGTGAAAATTGAGTATTTTGGGAGAAAAGATTGTAAAAATTGTGCTAATTTGGAAAAGTTTTTGAAGGAATTGGCGACTAAAAGGGATGATTTTGAGTATGTGGAGCATAAGATTGATGAGAGTAAGGAGGAAAAGGCTTTTTTTGATGAAACTGCGACAAAGTTGAAACTTGTTAAGGGGACTCCGATTATTTATGTTGACGGGCATATTATTCAAGGGTTTAATACGGCAGAAACTACTGGAAAGGAAATTGAAGGGCTGATAGATTCTGGAAAAACTAAAGGTAAGATTTTGACTTTGAAGGAATATGTGGAAAGCGGACAAGCTGGAAAGGGGAATGTAAGCAGTAATGGTGCAGTTTGTACTGGAGATAAAGTTTGTGAAATTCCAGGACTTACGAAAGGGGCTGAACATCAGGTGCTTGTGAATATTCCGATTATTAATAAAACGATTGATCTAACAAATTATTCCTTGTTGACAATGTCAATAGTCTTAGGAACAATTGACGGATTTAATCCTTGCGCTATGTGGGTTCTAGTTTTATTTTTGACAGCCTTGATTGCAGTTGGAAATAAAGTTAAGATGTTTAGGGTTGCTGGGCTATTTATTCTGGCTGAAGCTGTTATGTATTTCTTGATTTTAAATGCATGGATTTATACTTGGGACTTTGTAGGATTGGATAAATGGGTAACTCCGATTGTCGGGATTGTCGGAATCGCTGGAGGAATTTTCTTTATTAAAAATTATTTGAAGAAAGGCGATACTTTAGAATGTGAAGTGACAGATTTGGAGCAAAGAGCAAAAATTTCAAGAAAGGTAAAGGATATAGCCAATAAGCCGTTTACGTTGCTTACGGCGCTTGCAATAATTGGCTTGGCACTTTCTGTAAATGTAATAGAATTTGCCTGTTCAATTGGAATACCGCAAACATATACAAAAATTCTTCAAATAAATGAAGTTCCCTTTTGGGCAAGACAGTTTTATACATTTATTTACATAATTGGATATATGATAGATGATATAATAGTTTTCTGGTTTGCACTGATGAGTATTAATAAATTGCAGTTAACTACAAAATATTCAAAATGGGTAAATTTGTTTGGTGGAATTTTGATGATTATTCTGGGACTTATAATGCTGATTAAGCCTAGTTTGCTTATAATGTAA
- a CDS encoding GH25 family lysozyme yields the protein MGKFIKFLVIMIIAGGIAGFLEISGYLYHNEILAQMAGYKTQGLDISHHQEKVNWTRVDPKYKFIILKATEGQNFLDTDFLYNWNNARLNGFVVGAYHFFTMTSSGAAQADFYISKVSDSDKTLPPIIDLEISTKKYKKKDVMKNLEEMVDKLEKHYKKRVIFYVNYNTYNAYIKGEFPKNKIWITDYKYFPRIKEDNRWVIWQVSRRGRIEGIPGFTDKNVLRKGMTVEDLIEQNKIN from the coding sequence ATGGGAAAATTTATAAAATTTTTAGTAATTATGATAATTGCTGGAGGTATAGCAGGTTTTTTGGAAATTAGCGGATATTTGTACCACAATGAAATTCTGGCACAAATGGCAGGCTATAAAACGCAAGGACTGGACATTTCGCACCATCAGGAAAAGGTAAACTGGACTCGTGTAGATCCAAAATACAAATTTATTATACTAAAGGCAACTGAAGGGCAGAATTTTCTTGATACGGATTTTTTGTATAACTGGAATAATGCTAGATTAAATGGCTTTGTAGTTGGAGCATATCATTTTTTTACAATGACAAGCAGCGGAGCGGCACAAGCGGATTTTTACATAAGTAAAGTTTCTGACTCTGATAAGACATTACCGCCGATTATTGATTTGGAAATATCTACAAAGAAATATAAAAAAAAGGATGTAATGAAAAATTTAGAGGAAATGGTTGATAAACTTGAAAAGCATTATAAAAAAAGAGTAATTTTTTATGTGAATTACAATACTTACAATGCTTATATAAAAGGTGAATTTCCTAAAAATAAAATATGGATTACAGATTATAAATATTTTCCTAGAATAAAAGAAGATAATAGATGGGTAATCTGGCAAGTTTCAAGACGTGGAAGAATTGAAGGAATACCTGGATTTACTGATAAAAATGTACTTAGAAAGGGAATGACTGTAGAGGATTTGATAGAGCAAAATAAAATAAATTAA
- a CDS encoding toxin-antitoxin system YwqK family antitoxin, translating into MKKNNSKKILFIAGMMIFSAVAYGKDVFANYGTNFGKVRLSQLSSQNTEDVKRVDASTYELTGSGEYRIMEEGGRRLVVNLNNGILNGKYDEYYANGNRFTLGNYVNGKKEGEWTVYTENGQVWKKYQYKNDQLDGRYTSYYAKTGAQETVGNYTNGKMSGTWTEYYENGSRKSQGNYSDGQKNGLFTEWNTSGGKKSEINYVNDEVNGKMNVYYENGRPLYEANLNGETGTVKGYYTNGSLGFDGSFKGRRRTGTWTYYDKAGNPRKVSY; encoded by the coding sequence ATGAAAAAAAATAATAGCAAAAAAATATTGTTTATTGCTGGAATGATGATATTTTCAGCAGTTGCTTATGGAAAAGATGTATTTGCAAATTACGGGACAAATTTTGGAAAAGTTAGGTTGTCACAACTTAGTTCTCAAAATACGGAAGATGTAAAAAGAGTTGATGCAAGTACTTATGAATTGACAGGAAGTGGAGAATACAGAATTATGGAAGAAGGCGGAAGAAGACTTGTTGTTAATTTAAATAATGGAATATTAAATGGGAAATATGATGAATATTACGCAAATGGAAACAGATTTACATTGGGAAATTATGTAAATGGGAAAAAAGAAGGAGAATGGACTGTTTATACTGAAAATGGACAAGTCTGGAAAAAATATCAATACAAAAATGATCAGCTTGATGGACGTTATACTTCATATTATGCCAAAACAGGCGCTCAAGAAACAGTTGGAAATTATACAAATGGAAAAATGTCAGGAACTTGGACTGAATATTATGAAAATGGTTCAAGAAAATCACAAGGAAATTACTCAGATGGACAAAAAAATGGATTGTTTACCGAATGGAATACAAGCGGAGGTAAAAAATCTGAAATTAATTATGTAAATGATGAAGTAAATGGGAAAATGAATGTTTATTATGAAAATGGAAGACCTTTGTATGAAGCAAATCTAAATGGGGAAACTGGGACTGTAAAGGGTTATTATACAAATGGAAGCCTTGGATTTGACGGAAGTTTCAAAGGCAGAAGAAGAACAGGAACTTGGACTTACTATGATAAGGCAGGAAATCCTAGAAAAGTGAGTTATTAA
- the lpxK gene encoding tetraacyldisaccharide 4'-kinase, whose translation MKLLSIIYGFIVFLRNKLYDLKIFKEKKVNGVEIICIGNIVAGGTGKTPAVQYFVQKYLKKNKKVGILSRGYKGKRATDLLLVRDEKKIYATPRESGDEAYLHALNFQIPVVVCRNRYEGATFLKEKCGVETIIMDDGFQHRKLRKDKNIILIDATNPFGMDDYLPKGWLRESLEALWRADEIIITKSNYVLEDEVGKIKERLVKYGKPIFAATFEESYFYKLNFENNEKFGKMNSENKIGNEKLPLKVIQSKNVLIFSSIANPAVFYQTIKKLNPNNIEEIKFSDHHVYTNEEILEIKEKAKSYDYVLTTEKDIVKIDENIENLLILKMEFKIIEK comes from the coding sequence ATGAAATTATTGTCGATTATATATGGATTTATCGTATTTCTACGAAATAAACTTTATGATTTAAAAATTTTTAAGGAAAAAAAAGTCAATGGAGTGGAAATAATTTGTATCGGAAATATTGTGGCAGGCGGGACTGGAAAAACACCAGCTGTGCAGTATTTTGTGCAAAAGTATTTGAAAAAAAATAAAAAGGTTGGTATTTTGAGCCGAGGTTACAAAGGAAAGAGGGCAACAGACCTACTGCTTGTAAGAGATGAAAAAAAGATTTATGCGACTCCAAGAGAATCAGGAGATGAAGCCTATCTACATGCCTTAAATTTTCAAATTCCTGTTGTAGTTTGTAGAAATCGTTATGAAGGTGCGACTTTTCTGAAGGAAAAGTGTGGTGTTGAAACGATTATCATGGATGACGGTTTTCAGCACAGAAAATTGAGGAAAGATAAAAATATAATTTTGATTGATGCTACAAATCCTTTTGGAATGGATGACTATTTGCCGAAAGGGTGGTTGCGGGAGTCACTGGAGGCTTTGTGGCGGGCTGATGAGATTATTATTACGAAAAGTAATTATGTTTTGGAAGATGAAGTTGGGAAAATTAAGGAAAGATTGGTAAAATATGGAAAGCCGATTTTTGCTGCGACTTTTGAGGAAAGTTATTTTTACAAATTAAATTTTGAAAATAATGAAAAATTTGGTAAAATGAATAGCGAAAATAAAATTGGAAATGAAAAATTGCCTTTGAAAGTTATTCAAAGTAAAAATGTGCTGATTTTTTCTTCAATTGCTAATCCAGCCGTATTTTATCAAACAATAAAAAAATTGAATCCAAATAATATTGAAGAAATAAAATTTTCAGATCATCACGTTTATACAAATGAGGAAATTTTGGAAATAAAGGAAAAGGCTAAAAGTTATGATTATGTCTTGACAACAGAAAAGGATATTGTGAAAATTGATGAAAATATAGAAAATTTATTGATTTTGAAAATGGAATTTAAAATTATTGAGAAATAA
- a CDS encoding class II fructose-bisphosphate aldolase, producing the protein MKYHYKDLGLVNTKEMFAKANKEGYAVPAFNFNNMEQLQGIIEACVEEGSPVILQVSTGARKYIGKEMLPWIAKAATAYVEAAGSDIPVALHLDHGPNFAEAKDCVEYGFSSVMYDGSHHPYDENVAEAKQVADFAHQHDVTVEAELGVLAGIEDDVKAAEHIYTQPEEVEDFVSKTGVDSLAIAIGTSHGAHKFKPGEDPKLRLDILAEIEKRIPGFPIVLHGSSAVPHQFVEMINQYGGDIADAIGIPDSELRKAAKSAVAKINVDTDGRLAFTAGIREVFAKKPGEFDPRKYLGPAKDYIKEYYKDKIRNVFGSNGAYKAGAAR; encoded by the coding sequence ATGAAATATCATTACAAAGATTTAGGATTAGTAAACACTAAAGAAATGTTTGCTAAAGCAAACAAAGAAGGGTATGCAGTACCTGCTTTTAACTTCAACAACATGGAACAATTACAAGGAATTATTGAAGCATGTGTTGAAGAAGGTTCACCAGTAATTCTTCAAGTATCAACAGGTGCAAGAAAATACATTGGTAAAGAAATGTTACCTTGGATTGCAAAAGCTGCAACAGCTTATGTAGAAGCAGCTGGATCAGATATTCCAGTAGCTTTGCACTTGGATCATGGTCCAAATTTTGCTGAAGCAAAAGATTGTGTTGAATATGGATTCTCATCAGTAATGTATGATGGTTCTCACCACCCTTACGATGAAAACGTAGCAGAAGCAAAACAAGTTGCTGATTTTGCTCACCAACACGATGTTACAGTTGAAGCTGAATTAGGAGTTTTAGCTGGAATCGAAGATGACGTTAAAGCAGCTGAACACATTTACACTCAACCTGAAGAAGTTGAAGATTTCGTATCTAAAACTGGTGTTGATTCATTAGCAATTGCAATCGGAACTTCTCACGGAGCTCACAAATTTAAACCAGGTGAAGATCCTAAATTAAGATTAGATATCTTAGCTGAAATTGAAAAAAGAATCCCAGGATTCCCAATCGTATTACACGGTTCTTCAGCAGTACCTCATCAATTTGTTGAAATGATCAACCAATATGGTGGAGATATTGCAGACGCAATTGGTATCCCTGATTCAGAATTAAGAAAAGCCGCTAAATCAGCAGTAGCTAAAATTAACGTAGATACTGATGGAAGATTAGCTTTCACAGCAGGAATCAGAGAAGTATTCGCTAAAAAACCAGGAGAATTTGACCCTAGAAAATATTTAGGACCTGCAAAAGACTATATTAAAGAATACTACAAAGATAAAATCAGAAACGTATTCGGATCAAATGGAGCTTACAAAGCTGGAGCTGCAAGATAG